The following coding sequences lie in one Xyrauchen texanus isolate HMW12.3.18 chromosome 25, RBS_HiC_50CHRs, whole genome shotgun sequence genomic window:
- the usp21 gene encoding LOW QUALITY PROTEIN: ubiquitin carboxyl-terminal hydrolase 21 (The sequence of the model RefSeq protein was modified relative to this genomic sequence to represent the inferred CDS: deleted 3 bases in 3 codons), with the protein MNQNGSFDPQSQNYCRFKERFIGEVVLHAEATMPGAEFTAMDNSCQALCHTLVMQNGLQPENTDISQSVLYTSIMGLLLVTDEKELQLGSGQVGLRNVGNTCFLNAIVQCLSHTRSLRDYCLLKVVYLQDKHSNQEPVLMNEFSNVLAGLWDCDGGETTVNPGKFYHIFKEAVPYFSGYSQQDAQEFLRFLLDRLHTEINRQTSKHPAVIEMKEPTCTRFRISEEAFAMWQRHLDRDDSKIVDLFSGQLQLSSLHCSVCSHYSNTFDVFCDLSLPIPKKSNYGRIVTLRECLDLFSQEENLDKEKTPMCERCNRHTKSTKRLTIQRFPRILVLHLNRFTMSRYSICKSTVSVSFPLTGLDMGPFGPVDCGPVLYDLYAVCNHSGTVNMGHYMAACRVEEGWCNYNDSCVSTISEEKLQSNQAYVLFYELKSCSISRK; encoded by the exons ATGAACCAAAACGGCTCTTTTGATCCTCAATCACAAAACTATTGTAGGTTTAAAGAACG GTTTATTGGTGAGGTTGTGTTACATGCAGAAGCGACAATGCCAGGAGCTGAATTTACTGCCATGGACAACTCGTGTCAGGCCTTGTGCCACACTTTAGTCATGCAAAATGGCCTTCAGCCTGAAAACACGGACATCTCACAGTCTGTCCTATACACATCCATCATGGGACTA CTACTGGTGACAGATGAG AAAGAGCTCCAACTGGGCAGTGGACAAGTTGGACTGCGTAACGTTGGAAATACT TGTTTCCTCAATGCCATAGTGCAGTGTCTCTCTCACACTCGTAGTCTTAGGGACTACTGTCTGTTGAAAGTC GTCTACCTTCAGGATAAGCACTCCAACCAAGAGCCTGTTCTTATGAATG agttctCCAATGTTTTGGCTGGCCTGTGGGATTGTGATGGTGGGGAAACCACAGTTAACCCTGGGAAGttttatcacatatttaaagaagCAGTGCCTTACTTCAGTGGGTATAG tcagcaaGACGCTCAGGAGTTCTTACGTTTCCTTCTGGACAGGCTGCACACAGAAATAAACCGTCAGACTTCTAAACATCCTGCAGTTATTGAAATGAAGGAACCAACATGCACTCGATTCAG GATTTCAGAGGAGGCATTTGCCATGTGGCAAAGACATCTTGACAGGGATGACAGTAAGATTGTTG ATTTGTTCTCTGGTCAGCTGCAGCTG AGCTCCTTGCACTGTTCTGTCTGCTCCCATTACTCCAACACCTTTGATGTGTTTTGTGACCTGTCACTCCCCATCCCAAAG AAGAGTAATTATGGCCGAATTGTCACACTTAGAGAGTGTCTAGACCTCTTCTCACAAGAAGAAAACCTTGACAAAGAAAAGACACCA ATGTGTGAGCGGTGTAATCGTCATACCAAGAGCACAAAAAGACTAACCATCCAACGGTTCCCAAGAATCCTTGTACTAC ACTTAAATCGATTTACTATGTCAAGGTACTCCATCTGTAAAAGCACAGTGTCTGTTTCCTTCCCCTTGACTGGGCTGGATATGGGGCCATTTGGACCTGTTGACTGTG GTCCTGTGCTGTATGATCTGTATGCAGTGTGCAATCATTCAGGCACAGTAAATATGGGTCACTACATGGCTGCATGTCGAGTGGAGGAGGGCTGGTGCAATTACAATGACTCATG TGTGAGCACAATATCGGAGGAGAAACTTCAGTCCAATCAGGCATATGTTCTCTTCTATGAGCTGAAAAGCTGCAGTATCAGCAGGAAATGA
- the arhgef3l gene encoding rho guanine nucleotide exchange factor (GEF) 3, like has product MWFQTCKFKRKRGGLGERAHKKICLDLSFSKKLGQVFQRFIFRFFYLIFLYLLEILIIISEDVMREAKMEPEETEIDSPLSWSPVHRERLLTCANLSDIAGKKRKQDPSSDAENSARILEDCEDDDFPINDHIQDSEGPCNKRVKPVDKSASVTGIITPVKTPALKRLGQSIQRSISFRTEARPLPPMPIRTRQKASSFPRRRNSQLWSDTVDTLSHELSTKEIKRQEVIYELTQGEKQLIEDLSLVKKVYYEPMLKLDIMTESELGQIFGTLESLIPLHEDLLTRLEGLRGAEKTVQEVGPTMTDWFPCLEAYITYCCNQVGAKALLDQKKQDRRVEHFLRLCQESSFSRKLDLWNFLDLPRSRLVKYPLLLKEIQKSTPPDHPDEEALPLAMDLIQRIITEVNLKTGEAECQFYRRGLYYSEDGQRVPEIQASRFLYCHGELKSSKGQKLHVFLFELVLVLTRPVAQDREGSVQFQVYRQPLPAAHLHLEDLPDGEPSSSGSFRGAFTGNDKVKNCFRLSTTGRSKSQSHCLQANDSFNKQQWISCLRQAMVQSRDRQAQANRSNPSDRLSHDPALYNNIAEMSINSDVEMPDT; this is encoded by the exons ATGTGGTTTCAGACATGCAAGTTTAAGAGGAAGAGGGGAGGGCTCGGAGAGAGAGCACATAAAAAAATTTGTCTTGATCTCTCTTTCTCTAAAAAGTTGGGACAGGTGTTTCAAAgatttattttcagatttttttatttaatattcttGTATTTGCTGGAGATCCTTATCATAATATCTGAAGATGTTATGAGAGAGGCAAAGATGGAGCCTGAAGAGACGGAGATTGATTCACCACTTTCCTG GTCTCCTGTACATCGAGAAAGACTCCTCACTTGTGCTAACCTTTCAGATATTGCTGGG aagaaaagaaaacaagaccCAAGTAGTGATGCTGAGAATTCAGCCAGAATCTTGGAGGACTGC GAAGATGATGACTTTCCCATCAATGACCACATACAGGATTCTGAG GGTCCTTGTAACAAAAGAGTCAAGCCAGTAGACAAAAGTGCTTCAGTCACTGGCATCAtaacaccagtaaagacccctGCGCTGAAACGTTTGGGGCAGTCCATACAG CGTTCCATCAGTTTCCGCACAGAGGCCCGCCCATTGCCTCCAATGCCAATAAGAACACGCCAGAAGGCCTCTTCATTTCCACGGCGACGGAACAGCCAGCTGTGGAGCGACACAGTGGACACTCTGAGTCATGAGCTTAGTACTAAAGAGATTAAGCGACAAGAG GTAATCTATGAGTTGACACAGGGAGAGAAGCAGCTAATTGAGGATCTAAGTCTAGTGAAAAAG GTGTACTATGAACCAATGTTGAAATTAGATATAATGACAGAAAGCGAGCTGGGCCAGATATTTGGAACACTTGAATCTTTAATACCCCTTCATGAAG ATCTTTTAACTCGTCTTGAAGGTCTGCGTGGAGCAGAGAAGACTGTGCAAGAGGTCGGCCCAACCATGACGGATTGG TTTCCCTGTTTGGAGGCGTATATCACATATTGCTGTAATCAGGTTGGGGCAAAAGCTCTGCTTGATCAAAAGAAACAAGATCGTCGAGTAGAGCATTTCTTGCGGCTGTGCCAGGAGTCATCCTTCAGCAGAAAGCTGGACCTGTGGAACTTTCTGGACTTGCCTCGCAGCAGACTGGTGAAATACCCTCTGCTTCTAAAGGAAATTCAGAAGAGCACTCCACCTGATCATCCAGATGAGGAGGCCCTGCCTCTGGCT ATGGATCTAATCCAGAGAATTATAACAGAAGTAAACCTTAAAACTGGAGAGGCTGAGTGTCAGTTTTATAGACGTGGACTGTACTACTCAGAAGATGGCCAGAGGGTTCCTGAAATTCAGGCCTCTCGTTTTTTGTACTGCCACGGTGAACTGAAAAGTTCTAAAGGACAG AAGCTGCATGTGTTCCTCTTTGAGCTGGTACTGGTTTTGACCCGACCAGTGGCACAAGACAGGGAAGGATCAGTCCAGTTCCAGGTGTATCGCCAGCCCCTCCCAGCTGCTCACCTCCATCTGGAGGACCTACCTGATGGAGAACCAAGCAGTTCTGGATCCTTCCGTGGAGCATTCACGGGCAATGATAAAG TAAAGAACTGTTTCCGTTTAAGCACCACGGGGCGCTCAAAGTCTCAATCCCACTGCCTGCAGGCCAATGACTCCTTCAACAAACAGCAATGGATTTCCTGTCTGCGCCAAGCAATGGTCCAATCACGAGACAGACAGGCCCAAGCCAACCGTTCCAATCCCTCTGACCGGTTGAGCCATGACCCTGCACTCTATAACAACATTGCTGAAATGAGCATTAACTCTGATGTGGAGATGCCAGACACATAG